aaaaaaaaaacaaagccgtttacaaaacatatatattaacttttcaCCATGCCTATCATATTACTTGGAATCCTTCACCAAATCATTTTGTTTGACTTGGAAGAGCGGAGCTATAGTTTTCTGGTCGACGAAGTTATAACTGTTATGTCAAATTTAGACCAAAATTTATGATATAACTCATCATTCAATAAACTATTAACATCTATATGTACGTAACCGGGtctcgtggtctggtggtaaaggaacctcggctgaggtgcccgccatcacgagttcgagccccagccacagcggatttaacatGGTTTCTGTTTGGCTTCCAGGACCTTCTTCGCCAGTTCCGGTTGGACGCGGTGGAATAGTCGAACTAAGTGAGAGGTCCGGATACctgaattatcaaaaaaaaaaaaaatctatatgtgcgtatagtttataaatatatacacttAATTATACTCTACAATCacttgaattttttaaaacttcttAACAACCTTCTATGTGATATATTAACTCTTACTCCTTATCATAAAAACTGCACGAGCCAGCTTATATACGCATCACTCAGATAACATACAACTTACAAGTAACTGGATTGATGTAGagagagacttaaaacaagttAATAGATATATTGAGGGTTAAATTTTGGGGGTTGATAGTTTAAAAACTATTGCATAAAATGTAAACGTTACAGAGACATGTTTGGAGCATGTTCTTGTGGTGGTCAATTTTTCCAAACAGGCTTTAAACTATCTGTTCCTCTGTACGAGTTACTTTTTGACAGTAGGTTATATCCATTAACCGGTAAAGAGAGATTCGGAAGACGGAGACTTGGCCGAAAATGGTGTCGAGACTAGCTAGCATTGGCGGGTCGTGGTGCTGATGCGTGCAGTTTCGGGTTACCTCCTTCTAAACAACATACAAGGTTGTTTGTAGATTGAACTTGGCATGTGCTATAAGTCTAAAAATGAAATGCTGTAAACTAGAATTATGAAACAAGATCTCCTTTAAACCTGCAAGAACCAGTTTCGAATCTCTTTGTTACAGCTCCAGCCTAAAAATTAAATAGCTCTTATCTTTTGATTTGATTACAGAGAAGCTAAGTGGACGAAACGTTCAATACCTAACTTCTTAACCGTCTTGGTTAAAAGGAAGGCATGTGGACGTTTAGATTTATTCTAGTTAACAGAACTAGCTAgcacataattttattttattttttagtaacGATATTACATGTGCTTTAACGCACTACAATCGGTTTACAATGAATATTTTTGGTGCACTACGTATACTATCATTTACCACTGTATGCTTTTACGCTTCTTTACTAAACCGCCAAAgcatttttattatatcaaaGAAGAAAACCACTATGATaattttatcaacaaaaaaatgttttctatGATAAAGATCCTCCACAAGATTCGATTTTGATGCTTGGCGATAACTGAATTTTATCTTCTGTCCATAACTATTATTTAAGGTGTATtagtcaaaatataaaaaaaactattatttaaattGCTGCCATTAGCTACCTACGTCaatatttattagggttttgattgataataataattttcctgAAACTAATAATATCTATACGGTTATGTATGGAACCTTGAAAGGTATAAATAGATAGCAAGGCAAAAGTACGTACTACACAACGTGTAGCAAAGATTCATTCACTACTAGCTCAAAAGTAAAACCACTTTTCATTCCCAACAAAAATCcaatacaaaacaaattatagCCATGAGCATGAGTATCATTAATCCATCTAGTTTCACACTTGTTATATTTTCCTTTACGTTGGTCTTGGCTCTCGCTATGCTTTTCTTGATAGTCAAGAAACCTAAAGAGCAGCTTCCTCCGGGCCCACGGGGATGGCCGATCATAGGGAACTTGTTCCATATGATCATGAACCGACCGGTTCATGTGTGGATCCACCGTTCCATGGAGGATATGCAAACGGAGATAGCTTGCTTCCGCTTCGCCCGGGTCCGCGTCATCACCGTAACCTCAAGCGAGATCGCCCGAGAAGTGCTTAGAGAAAAAGACGAGGCTCTTGCAGACAGATCAGAGTCGTACTCGAGCAATCTTATTAGCCATGGCTACAAAGAAATTGTTTTCTCTTCCTACGGAGAGAATTGGAAGCTGATGAAGAAAATGATGACCACAAAACTAATGTCTCCGACAACGTTGAACAAAACCCTCGGTGATAGAACACTAGAAGCGGATAATATCGTCACGTATGTTTTTAATCTCCCCCAACCAGGGTGCATTAACGTGAGAGATATTGCCTTAACGTATTGCCATGCcgtgatgatgaggatgatgttTGGCCAGAGGCATTTTGATGTAGCCGCTGAGGACGGAGGTCTCGGGCCAAAAGAGAAAGAGCATATGGACGCAATTTACCGAGCTCTAGATTGTTTTTTCAGCTTTAATGTAACGGATTACTTACCTTTTCTTAGAGGATGGAACATCGATaacgaggaggaggaggtcaGAGAAGCGGTTGATATCCTCAACAGATGCAACGACCCGATCATCCACGAGAGAATGCATTCGTGGAGGAACAAAGGCGGTAAAGAGACTGAAGAAGATTGGCTCGATATTCTCATCACCCTTAAAGATGACCAAGGAATGCCTTTGTTCACATTTGATGAGATTAGGGCTCAGTGCAAGGTAATCCAATTATGACAAAACATt
The DNA window shown above is from Brassica napus cultivar Da-Ae unplaced genomic scaffold, Da-Ae ScsIHWf_162;HRSCAF=292, whole genome shotgun sequence and carries:
- the LOC125598118 gene encoding dihomomethionine N-hydroxylase-like, encoding MSMSIINPSSFTLVIFSFTLVLALAMLFLIVKKPKEQLPPGPRGWPIIGNLFHMIMNRPVHVWIHRSMEDMQTEIACFRFARVRVITVTSSEIAREVLREKDEALADRSESYSSNLISHGYKEIVFSSYGENWKLMKKMMTTKLMSPTTLNKTLGDRTLEADNIVTYVFNLPQPGCINVRDIALTYCHAVMMRMMFGQRHFDVAAEDGGLGPKEKEHMDAIYRALDCFFSFNVTDYLPFLRGWNIDNEEEEVREAVDILNRCNDPIIHERMHSWRNKGGKETEEDWLDILITLKDDQGMPLFTFDEIRAQCKDINVATIDNTMNNVEWTIAEMLNNPGILEKATTELDVVVGKDRLVQESDIPQLNYIKACSRVSFRLHPANAFMPPHGARQDTTLAGYFVPKGI